In Ptychodera flava strain L36383 chromosome 17, AS_Pfla_20210202, whole genome shotgun sequence, one genomic interval encodes:
- the LOC139116212 gene encoding vang-like protein 2-A encodes MDSDSGHSRSSHHSSHSHRSRRKDKHRDKSRDRDTDKESDREHGRRRSRSRDRDKHRDRDREDRGHESDASHRSHNRVRGDRSVTIRTPPMVTDEERGEDEVIEVQILPQDDNWGENTTVITGGTSEYSISNEDLTQFTKDMEASVGFDCSRYIGGIIALLLGIVAFLTPIAFVIIPLIIWDTHECPAVCQGLLISFSFKLVILLIGSFALFFRKPKSTLPRIFWLRAVVMLLIVVFVVAYWLFYGFRIANSGGSSQDTTSSPDTPTQKSDYYEDYESVVAYSLSLVDALLFIHYLAIVLLEIRQITTQFTIKVIRTSDGESRFYTLGQLSIQRAAAWLLEQYYRDFPSYNPYLQQLPSSRASKHISSFKFYDVDGGVNTTVTGRSRAILAANARRRDASHNDRFYEEQEYERRVRKRKARLTVAAEEAFTHIRRMNEEHGPANPMDPYEAAQAIFPSMARALQKYLRITRQQPRWTMESVLNHLANSIGHNFTPKAFLEQFFNPGPPILEHIREGRESQQWELICDQMANWPLKTNTSFMLRQGDVALFVYVMAIPHFQLSEEAFDHKNNKFVLRLQSETSV; translated from the exons ATGGATAGTGATTCTGGACACTCAAGGAGTAGTCACCACTCCTCACATTCCCACCGAAGTCGACGCAAAGACAAGCATCGTGACAAGTCGAgggacagagacacagacaagGAATCAGATAGAGAGCATGGACGTAGGAGATCTCGGTCACGTGATCGTGACAAGCATCGTGACCGGGATCGGGAAGACCGTGGTCATGAGAGTGATGCCAGTCATAGAAGTCATAACAGAGTTAGAGGAGATCGGTCAGTGACGATAAGAACACCTCCCATggtgactgatgaagaaagaGGTGAAGATGAG GTGATAGAAGTTCAGATATTACCACAAGATGATAACTGGGGTGAGAATACAACAGTCATCACTGGTGGTACATCGGAGTATAGTATATCCAATGAAGATTTGACACAGTTTACCAAGGATATGGAAGCAAGTGTTGGCTTTGATTGCAGTCGCTATATTGGTGGTATCATCGCCTTACTTCTGGGAATTGTGGCATTTTTGACACCAATAGCATTTGTCATAATTCCGTTAATCATTTGGGACACACATGAATGTCCAGCGGTGTGCCAGGGACTTCTCATCAGCTTCTCATTTAAACTTGTTATTTTACTAATCGGCAGTTTTGCACTTTTCTTTCGCAAACCCAAATCTACACTGCCACGGATCTTTTGGCTGCGTGCTGTTGTCATGTTGTTGATTGTTGTCTTTGTTGTGGCGTACTGGCTGTTCTATGGATTCCGTATTGCCAACTCTGGTGGAAGTAGCCAGGACACAACAAGCAGTCCTGACACACCAACACAGAAGTCAGACTACTATGAGGATTATGAGAGTGTAGTTGCCTATTCACTCTCCTTGGTGGATGCATTACTCTTTATTCATTATCTGGCCATTGTTTTGTTGGAAATCAGACAAATTACTACTCAATTCACAATCAAGGTGATTCGAACAAGTGATGGGGAAAGCCGCTTCTATACTCTTGGTCAGTTAAGTATTCAACGGGCGGCTGCATGGCTTTTGGAACAGTACTATCGTGATTTCCCTTCATATAACCCTTACCTCCAACAGCTTCCGTCATCTCGAGCATCGAAACATATTTcaagtttcaaattttatgatGTTGATGGTGGTGTGAATACGACGGTAACAGGACGCTCACGAGCCATACTGGCAGCCAATGCTAGACGCAGAGATGCAAGTCATAATGACCGGTTTTACGAGGAACAGGAATATGAAAGACGTGTGAGGAAACGTAAGGCACGCCTAACTGTAGCTGCAGAAGAGGCGTTTACTCACATACGGCGTATGAATGAGGAACATGGCCCTGCCAACCCAATGGATCCATATGAAGCAGCACAAGCTATATTCCCATCCATGGCAAGAGCCTTGCAAAAATACCTACGCATCACTCGTCAGCAACCAAGATGGACAATGGAATCTGTTCTTAATCACCTTGCAAATTCTATCGGTCACAATTTCACTCCGAAAGCATTTCTTGAACAGTTTTTCAATCCAGGACCGCCAATCCTGGAACATATCAGGGAAGGAAGAGAGAGCCAACAGTGGGAACTGATCTGTGATCAGATGGCTAACTGGCCACTCAAGACTAACACATCATTTATGCTCAGACAAGGAGATGTTGCGTTGTTTGTCTACGTCATGGCCATTCCACACTTCCAACTGTCAGAAGAGGCTTTTGACCACAAGAACAACAAGTTTGTCCTACGTCTGCAGTCTGAAACATCAGTTTAG